One Amycolatopsis sp. NBC_00355 genomic window carries:
- a CDS encoding serine/threonine-protein kinase encodes MSEEPRRPRHAAPDDEPQVATPSWQPPPPVRWETPEPSISGRLDDTEPPAAERTVFHAPVRRTPTAPTPPRGQSSSFVRGQIPGADDPTRPPGSMNPVVPPVAPPVAPSAEATQAVRVDPNAPQPTSVLAAPAPETQSIMPPVPRPEAGPGALPDPGTESVLPERSSDGRHTGTGTGTGTGTGSGSGAVSGSGPFPGTSRRTSSRTSRSRRGRLGAGLVEVPPVPSRDPASAVLTNPMVSEEKRFCGSCSAKVGRGKDGKPGAAEGKCDKCGTPFSFVPKLQPNELVGGQYEVLGAIAYGGLGWIYLAQDHNVSDRWVVLKGLIDTGDATAMAAAANEQRFLAEVEHPNIVKIHNFVQHPDRQSGTTVGYIVMEYIGGQSLRQLALAHHRESQRPEPLPIGQVLAYGLEILPAMGYLHSQGLLYCDLKPDNVIQTNEQLKLIDLGAVRRTDDYESPLFFTTGYSAPELATQGASIASDLFTVGRTLAVLSFEFTGYTSKFKTTLPGSDTVPLFALFGSYHRFLKRATHADPDRRFLSAEEMADQLTGVLREIMALGTGKPRPGASTVFGPESRTFGVQLVVPEAGGSVPLPGAAEVVAGLPIPQVDTDDPAAGVLATTTSLEPRGAIEALAGAPRESIEVRLRIVRARIELGELSEAQRQLQAAQYLAIKNGFPHDWRIDWYRGLIELAGGRSRVAHVAFEAVYDDLPGEIAPKLALGVSAEGVGDYFAAARFYELVWRTDRSYVSAAFGLARVYLAQGARTSAVEVLEMVPSSSTHYIDAQVAAIKIKTTATRAAGKEALVTEHDLLDASARLERLRLDAERRTRLSAGVLEAAYEWLRGPRQGPPTPGARVLGCPLEERELRFGLERCYRALARLAATVEQRVELVDKANAIRPRTLT; translated from the coding sequence GTGTCGGAGGAGCCGCGCCGTCCTCGGCACGCCGCGCCGGACGACGAGCCGCAGGTGGCCACGCCGAGCTGGCAGCCCCCGCCACCGGTGCGGTGGGAGACGCCGGAGCCGTCGATCTCCGGCCGCCTCGACGACACCGAACCACCCGCCGCCGAGCGCACTGTCTTCCACGCCCCGGTCCGGCGTACACCGACAGCGCCGACCCCGCCGCGCGGCCAGTCGTCGTCCTTCGTGCGCGGGCAGATCCCGGGCGCGGACGACCCGACCCGGCCGCCGGGCAGCATGAACCCGGTCGTCCCGCCCGTCGCGCCGCCGGTGGCGCCTTCGGCGGAGGCGACCCAGGCCGTCCGGGTGGACCCGAACGCGCCGCAGCCGACGAGCGTGCTCGCGGCGCCGGCGCCGGAGACCCAGAGCATCATGCCGCCGGTCCCGCGGCCGGAGGCCGGGCCGGGCGCGTTGCCGGACCCGGGCACCGAGAGCGTGCTGCCGGAGCGCAGCAGCGACGGGCGGCACACGGGAACCGGTACCGGCACCGGGACGGGCACCGGCAGCGGCAGCGGCGCGGTGTCCGGTTCAGGCCCGTTCCCCGGCACGTCGCGGCGGACGTCGTCGCGCACCTCACGATCCCGCCGCGGCCGGCTCGGCGCCGGTCTCGTCGAGGTCCCGCCGGTCCCGTCGCGCGACCCGGCGTCCGCGGTGCTGACGAACCCGATGGTGTCGGAGGAAAAGCGCTTCTGCGGCAGCTGCAGCGCGAAGGTCGGCCGCGGTAAGGACGGGAAACCCGGTGCGGCGGAAGGAAAGTGCGACAAGTGCGGCACGCCGTTCTCGTTCGTGCCGAAGCTGCAGCCGAACGAGCTCGTCGGTGGGCAGTACGAAGTCCTCGGCGCGATCGCGTACGGCGGCCTGGGCTGGATCTACCTGGCACAGGACCACAACGTGTCCGACCGCTGGGTCGTCCTCAAAGGACTGATCGACACCGGCGACGCGACGGCGATGGCGGCCGCGGCCAACGAGCAGCGCTTCCTGGCCGAGGTCGAGCACCCGAACATCGTCAAGATCCACAACTTCGTGCAGCACCCGGACCGCCAGAGCGGCACGACCGTCGGCTACATCGTGATGGAGTACATCGGCGGCCAGTCGCTGCGGCAGCTCGCGCTGGCGCACCACCGGGAAAGCCAGCGCCCGGAGCCGCTGCCGATCGGCCAGGTGCTCGCGTACGGGCTGGAAATCCTGCCCGCCATGGGTTATCTGCACAGCCAGGGGCTGCTGTACTGCGACCTCAAGCCGGACAACGTGATCCAGACGAACGAGCAGCTGAAGCTGATCGACCTGGGCGCGGTCCGGCGGACCGACGACTACGAGAGCCCGCTGTTCTTCACCACCGGCTACAGCGCGCCGGAACTGGCGACGCAGGGCGCGTCGATCGCGTCGGACCTGTTCACCGTCGGGCGCACGCTCGCCGTGCTGAGCTTCGAGTTCACCGGTTACACCAGCAAGTTCAAGACGACCCTGCCCGGCTCGGACACCGTCCCGCTGTTCGCGTTGTTCGGTTCGTACCACCGGTTCCTGAAGCGCGCGACGCACGCCGACCCGGACCGGCGGTTCCTCTCCGCCGAGGAGATGGCCGACCAGCTCACCGGCGTGCTGCGCGAGATCATGGCGCTGGGCACCGGAAAGCCGCGGCCCGGCGCGTCCACGGTGTTCGGCCCGGAGAGCCGCACGTTCGGCGTCCAGCTCGTGGTGCCGGAGGCCGGCGGCAGCGTGCCGCTGCCCGGCGCGGCCGAGGTCGTCGCCGGCCTGCCGATCCCGCAGGTCGACACGGACGACCCGGCGGCGGGCGTGCTCGCCACGACGACGTCGCTCGAGCCGCGTGGCGCGATCGAAGCGCTGGCCGGCGCGCCCCGCGAGTCGATCGAGGTGCGGCTGCGGATCGTCCGCGCCCGGATCGAGCTGGGCGAGCTGTCCGAGGCGCAGCGGCAGCTGCAGGCGGCGCAGTACCTGGCGATCAAGAACGGCTTCCCGCACGACTGGCGGATCGACTGGTACCGCGGCCTGATCGAGCTCGCGGGCGGCCGCTCGCGCGTCGCGCACGTCGCGTTCGAAGCGGTGTACGACGACCTGCCGGGTGAGATCGCGCCGAAGCTGGCGCTGGGCGTCAGCGCCGAAGGTGTCGGCGACTACTTCGCGGCGGCGCGGTTCTACGAGCTGGTCTGGCGCACCGACCGCAGCTACGTCAGCGCCGCGTTCGGCCTGGCCCGCGTCTACCTCGCGCAGGGCGCGCGGACCAGCGCGGTCGAGGTGCTGGAGATGGTGCCGTCGTCGTCGACGCACTACATCGACGCACAGGTCGCGGCGATCAAGATCAAGACGACCGCGACCCGGGCAGCGGGCAAGGAAGCCCTGGTCACCGAGCACGACCTGCTCGACGCGTCGGCCCGGCTGGAGCGCCTGCGCCTGGACGCCGAGCGCCGCACGAGGCTCTCGGCCGGCGTGCTCGAAGCCGCGTACGAGTGGCTTCGCGGCCCTCGCCAGGGCCCGCCGACGCCGGGAGCGCGGGTGCTGGGCTGCCCGCTGGAAGAGCGTGAGCTGCGTTTCGGGCTGGAGCGCTGTTACCGGGCGCTGGCCCGCCTGGCGGCGACGGTCGAGCAGCGCGTGGAGCTGGTGGACAAGGCCAACGCCATCCGCCCCCGCACCCTCACCTGA
- a CDS encoding PaaI family thioesterase, whose amino-acid sequence MSRVSQPWPPVPVEPAVPHPKAPAAGTELGVHFGECFGCGDEADAGLHLRSTVGEGQVVHSRFTVTAAHQGAPGLAHGGLLACAFDEALGSTVGNLMRRPAVTGKLETDFRRPVPVGSTLFITAHLDGIAGRKIYVSADGRLDAEDGPIAVSARALFIVVGFDHFSNHGDPQALEKLAAQHEKNQRERGDWEINP is encoded by the coding sequence ATGAGTCGTGTTTCTCAACCCTGGCCGCCGGTACCGGTGGAGCCGGCGGTCCCGCACCCGAAGGCACCCGCGGCGGGCACCGAGCTCGGCGTGCACTTCGGGGAGTGCTTCGGCTGCGGTGACGAGGCCGACGCGGGTCTGCACCTGCGCTCGACCGTCGGCGAGGGCCAGGTCGTGCATTCGCGGTTCACCGTCACCGCGGCCCACCAGGGCGCGCCCGGGCTCGCCCACGGCGGCCTGCTGGCCTGCGCGTTCGACGAGGCGCTCGGCTCGACGGTGGGCAACCTGATGCGCCGCCCGGCGGTCACCGGGAAGCTGGAGACGGACTTCCGCCGCCCGGTGCCGGTCGGCTCGACGCTGTTCATCACCGCCCACCTCGACGGCATCGCGGGCCGCAAGATCTACGTCAGCGCGGACGGCCGCCTCGACGCCGAGGACGGCCCGATCGCGGTCAGCGCCCGCGCGCTGTTCATCGTGGTGGGCTTCGACCACTTCTCCAACCACGGCGACCCGCAGGCCCTGGAGAAACTGGCCGCCCAGCACGAGAAGAACCAGCGCGAACGCGGCGACTGGGAGATCAATCCCTGA